From one Melospiza melodia melodia isolate bMelMel2 chromosome 6, bMelMel2.pri, whole genome shotgun sequence genomic stretch:
- the MICAL2 gene encoding F-actin-monooxygenase MICAL2 isoform X5 produces the protein MEENDDEKYNQAGQIFENFVQASTCKGTIQAFNILTRQLDLDPLDNRNFYTKLKSRVTTWKAKALWNKLDKRASHKEYKRGKSCMNTKCLIIGGGPCGLRTAIELAFLGAKVVVVEKRDTFSRNNVLHLWPFTIHDLRGLGAKKFYGKFCAGSIDHISIRQLQLILFKVALILGVEIHVNLEFVKVLEPPEDQENQKMGWRAEFLPMDHPLSEYEFDVIIGADGRRNTLEGFRRKEFRGKLAIAITANFINRNTTAEAKVEEISGVAFIFNQKFFQDLKEETGIDLENIVYYKDSTHYFVMTAKKQSLLDKGVIINDSVDTELLLCGENVNQSNLLSYAREAADFATNYQLPSLDFAINHYGQPDVAMFDFTSMYASENAALVRERHRHQLLVALVGDSLLEPFWPMGTGCARGFLAAFDTAWMVRGWAQGKPPLEILAERESIYRLLPQTTPENINKNFDQYTIDPGTRYPNLNSSCVRPHQVRQLYVTNELQQCPLERVSSIRRSVNLTRQESDIRPNKLLTWCQKQTEGYRNVNVTDLTSSWKSGLALCAIIHRFRPDLIDFEALNEEDAVRNNQLAFDVAEREFGIPPVTTGQELGSAGEPDKLSMVLYLSKFYELFRGTPLRAVDAAEKQNGENNDPDSLKSSNFIFNNYINLTLPRKRVPKAEGKTEENETNKRRRKGLFGVFEQTSGFPSQGTNSGKEQSECREGVNQNKVKSMATQLLAKFEENASNTVLRRQELTDRPALLSSDPPVNPRFAKPMDPSLLPPQPKRQFQVVARSEHEVREPKQSLNGSDHMARRAKTVHKTDPQPSLSETSENLASACSAAFVLSGVLERLQHLEEKMKQKRAQTIANREFHKKNIKEKAAHLASMFGYMEFPKNKLPTKGLPHSQPPTPSCSPPHHSAVAASSSVGSASSAVSSQQMTVGKVSRAIGAVAEVLVNLYVNDHRPKPQLELKRSLDRAAGSCPIPHFPSAASTTQGCQGSLRKEFPKSIGGSDICYFCKKRVYVMERLSAEGHFFHRECFKCEICSTTLRLGIYAFDVEEGKFYCKPHFTHCKISTKHRKRRATIQIHGKEAIDAWKKVEAKPTEITTESSLSTASSPEDRSPVQFNIPVLHPLTG, from the exons TGTTTAATTATTGGAGGTGGCCCCTGTGGCCTGCGGACTGCCATAGAGCTTGCCTTCCTGGGAGCCAAGGTTGTTGTGGTGGAGAAGCGGGACACTTTCTCCAGGAACAACGTGCTGCACCTCTGGCCCTTCACCATCCACGACCTTCGGGGACTGGGAGCAAAGAAATTTTATGGCAAGTTCTGCGCAGGATCTATTGATCACATCA GTATTCGACAGCTTCAACTCATCCTCTTCAAAGTTGCACTTATCCTTGGAGTAGAAATTCATGTGAACCTGGAATTCGTGAAAGTCCTGGAGCCTCCTGAAGATCAAGAAAACCAAA AGATGGGTTGGAGAGCTGAATTTCTCCCCATGGATCACCCTTTGTCAGAGTATGAATTTGATGTTATCATTGGTGCAGACGGCCGCAGGAACACATTGGAAG GCTTCAGGAGGAAGGAATTTCGTGGAAAGCTGGCTATAGCAATCACTGCCAATTTcataaacagaaatacaactgcaGAAGCCAAGGTAGAAGAAATCAGTGGGGTTGCTTTCATCTTCAATCAGAAGTTCTTCCAGGACCTGAAAGAGGAAACGG GGATTGACCTGGAGAATATTGTTTACTATAAAGACAGCACGCATTATTTTGTGATGACAGCAAAAAAGCAGAGTCTTCTGGACAAAGGAGTGATTATTAAC GACTCTGTTGAcactgagctgctgctctgtggggaAAATGTGAACCAGAGCAATTTGCTGTCCTACGCCAGAGAAGCTGCTGACTTTGCAACCAACTACCAGCTGCCTTCCTTGGATTTTGCAATTAATCATTATGGCCAACCAGATGTAGCAATGTTTGATTTTACCTCCATGTATGCATCTGAAAACGCTGCGCTGGTGAGAGAGAGGCACAGACATCAGCTCCTGGTGGCTCTTGTTGGAGATAGTTTGCTTGAG CCCTTCTGGCCGATGGGCACTGGCTGTGCACGAGGCTTCCTGGCTGCCTTTGACACGGCGTGGATGGtgcggggctgggcgcaggggaAGCCCCCGCTGGAGATCCTGGCTGAACG agAGAGCATTTATCGACTCTTGCCTCAGACGACCCCTGAAAACATTAATAAGAACTTTGACCAGTACACCATTGACCCAGGAACAAGATACCCAAACTTGAACTCGAGCTGTGTTCGACCTCACCAG GTGAGACAATTATATGTTACCAATGAGCTACAGCAGTGTCCTCTTGAGAGAGTGAGCTCCATTAGAAGATCAGTGAACCTCACAAGACAGG AGTCAGATATTCGACCTAACAAGCTTCTGACGTGGTGCCAGAAGCAGACGGAGGGATACCGAAACGTCAACGTCACTGACCTGACCAGCTCCTGGAAAAGTGGCCTTGCCCTGTGTGCCATCATCCATCGCTTCAGGCCTGACCTCAT TGACTTCGAGGCGCTGAACGAAGAGGACGCGGTGAGGAACAACCAGCTGGCCTTCGACGTGGCCGAGCGGGAGTTCGGCATCCCCCCGGTGACCAcgggccaggagctgggctcgGCCGGGGAGCCCGACAAGCTCAGCATGGTGCTCTACCTGTCCAAGTTCTACGAGCTGTTCCGCGGCACGCCGCTGCGCGCAGTCG ATGCTGCTGAGAAGCAAAATGGAGAAAATAATGACCCTGATTCACTAAAATCATCAAATTTCATCTTTAATAATTATATCAATTTAACTTTACCAAGAAAACGAGTACCAAAG GCTGAAGGGAAAACAGAAGAGAATGAGACGAACAAGAGGCGTCGGAAAGGCCTCTTTGGTGTCTTTGAGCAG ACTTCAGGCTTTCCAAGCCAGGGGACAAACAGTGGGAAAGAACAGAGTGAATGCAGAGAAGGAGTGAACCAGAACAAAGTCAAATCTATGGCAACTCAGCTGCTGGCAAAGTTTGAAGAGAATGCTTCAAATACAGTTCTGAGGAGACAG GAGCTAACAGATAgaccagccctgctctcctctgaccCTCCTGTTAATCCTCGCTTTGCTAAACCTATGGATCCAAGCCTTCTTCCACCTCAACCAAAAAGGCAG TTTCAGGTGGTAGCTAGGAGTGAGCACGAGGTCAGGGAACCCAAACAGTCTTTAAATGGTTCTGATCATATGGCCAGGAGAGCAAAGACTGTGCACAAAACAGATCCCCAGCCCAGTCTGTCAGAAACCTCTGAAAATCTCGCCTCTGCCTGTTCTGCTGCATTTGTACTTTCTGGAGTGCTTGAGCGTCTTCAGCACCTGGAGGAAAAAATGAAACAG AAAAGAGCTCAGACCATAGCAAATAGGGAATTCCATAAAAAGAACATTAAAGAGAAAGCAGCACATCTCGCCTCAATGTTCGGATACATGGAGTTTCCAAAG AATAAGCTACCTACTAAAGGCTTACCCCATTCTCAGCCCCCAACTCCCTCTTGCTCTCCACCTCATCATTCAGCTGTTGCTGCTTCATCATCTGTTGGTTCAGCTTCCTCTGCTGTTTCTTCTCAACAG ATGACTGTAGGAAAGGTCTCACGTGCAATTGGAGCTGTGGCTGAAGTTCTTGTAAATCTGTATGTGAATGATCACAGACCCAAGCCACAGCTTGAACTG AAGCGGTCtctggacagagctgcaggttcTTGCCCCATTCCTCACTTTCCATCTGCTGCCTCCACCACTCAGGGCTGTCAG GGTTCTCTGCGAAAAGAATTCCCCAAGTCCATCGGGGGCAGTGACATCTGCTATTTCTGCAAGAAACGGGTCTATGTCATGGAGAGGCTGAGTGCAGAGGGCCACTTCTTTCACAGGGAGTGCTTCAAGTGTGAAATCTGTTCTACAACACTCCGCTTAGGAATTTATGCCTTTGATGTTGAAGAAG GTAAATTTTACTGTAAACCTCATTTTACACACTGCAAAATCAGTACGAAACACAGAAAGAGAAGGGCAACAATACAGATCCACGGAAAG GAGGCGATAGACGCGTGGAAGAAAGTGGAAGCCAAACCCACAGAGATCACCACAGAAAGCAGTTTGTCCACTGCTAGCAGTCCAGAGGACAGGTCCCCAG
- the MICAL2 gene encoding F-actin-monooxygenase MICAL2 isoform X6 has protein sequence MEENDDEKYNQAGQIFENFVQASTCKGTIQAFNILTRQLDLDPLDNRNFYTKLKSRVTTWKAKALWNKLDKRASHKEYKRGKSCMNTKCLIIGGGPCGLRTAIELAFLGAKVVVVEKRDTFSRNNVLHLWPFTIHDLRGLGAKKFYGKFCAGSIDHISIRQLQLILFKVALILGVEIHVNLEFVKVLEPPEDQENQKMGWRAEFLPMDHPLSEYEFDVIIGADGRRNTLEGFRRKEFRGKLAIAITANFINRNTTAEAKVEEISGVAFIFNQKFFQDLKEETGIDLENIVYYKDSTHYFVMTAKKQSLLDKGVIINDSVDTELLLCGENVNQSNLLSYAREAADFATNYQLPSLDFAINHYGQPDVAMFDFTSMYASENAALVRERHRHQLLVALVGDSLLEPFWPMGTGCARGFLAAFDTAWMVRGWAQGKPPLEILAERESIYRLLPQTTPENINKNFDQYTIDPGTRYPNLNSSCVRPHQVRQLYVTNELQQCPLERVSSIRRSVNLTRQESDIRPNKLLTWCQKQTEGYRNVNVTDLTSSWKSGLALCAIIHRFRPDLIDFEALNEEDAVRNNQLAFDVAEREFGIPPVTTGQELGSAGEPDKLSMVLYLSKFYELFRGTPLRAVDAAEKQNGENNDPDSLKSSNFIFNNYINLTLPRKRVPKAEGKTEENETNKRRRKGLFGVFEQTSGFPSQGTNSGKEQSECREGVNQNKVKSMATQLLAKFEENASNTVLRRQGSLRKEFPKSIGGSDICYFCKKRVYVMERLSAEGHFFHRECFKCEICSTTLRLGIYAFDVEEGKFYCKPHFTHCKISTKHRKRRATIQIHGKEAIDAWKKVEAKPTEITTESSLSTASSPEDRSPGILTSFLGGTLSWPLRVTRDLLDIPSRLSNWMHGVLHATHLHFRDNAYNYTYLYELLSLGVPLLCALLEVLTHMYREAELSLENILEWVKRFCRV, from the exons TGTTTAATTATTGGAGGTGGCCCCTGTGGCCTGCGGACTGCCATAGAGCTTGCCTTCCTGGGAGCCAAGGTTGTTGTGGTGGAGAAGCGGGACACTTTCTCCAGGAACAACGTGCTGCACCTCTGGCCCTTCACCATCCACGACCTTCGGGGACTGGGAGCAAAGAAATTTTATGGCAAGTTCTGCGCAGGATCTATTGATCACATCA GTATTCGACAGCTTCAACTCATCCTCTTCAAAGTTGCACTTATCCTTGGAGTAGAAATTCATGTGAACCTGGAATTCGTGAAAGTCCTGGAGCCTCCTGAAGATCAAGAAAACCAAA AGATGGGTTGGAGAGCTGAATTTCTCCCCATGGATCACCCTTTGTCAGAGTATGAATTTGATGTTATCATTGGTGCAGACGGCCGCAGGAACACATTGGAAG GCTTCAGGAGGAAGGAATTTCGTGGAAAGCTGGCTATAGCAATCACTGCCAATTTcataaacagaaatacaactgcaGAAGCCAAGGTAGAAGAAATCAGTGGGGTTGCTTTCATCTTCAATCAGAAGTTCTTCCAGGACCTGAAAGAGGAAACGG GGATTGACCTGGAGAATATTGTTTACTATAAAGACAGCACGCATTATTTTGTGATGACAGCAAAAAAGCAGAGTCTTCTGGACAAAGGAGTGATTATTAAC GACTCTGTTGAcactgagctgctgctctgtggggaAAATGTGAACCAGAGCAATTTGCTGTCCTACGCCAGAGAAGCTGCTGACTTTGCAACCAACTACCAGCTGCCTTCCTTGGATTTTGCAATTAATCATTATGGCCAACCAGATGTAGCAATGTTTGATTTTACCTCCATGTATGCATCTGAAAACGCTGCGCTGGTGAGAGAGAGGCACAGACATCAGCTCCTGGTGGCTCTTGTTGGAGATAGTTTGCTTGAG CCCTTCTGGCCGATGGGCACTGGCTGTGCACGAGGCTTCCTGGCTGCCTTTGACACGGCGTGGATGGtgcggggctgggcgcaggggaAGCCCCCGCTGGAGATCCTGGCTGAACG agAGAGCATTTATCGACTCTTGCCTCAGACGACCCCTGAAAACATTAATAAGAACTTTGACCAGTACACCATTGACCCAGGAACAAGATACCCAAACTTGAACTCGAGCTGTGTTCGACCTCACCAG GTGAGACAATTATATGTTACCAATGAGCTACAGCAGTGTCCTCTTGAGAGAGTGAGCTCCATTAGAAGATCAGTGAACCTCACAAGACAGG AGTCAGATATTCGACCTAACAAGCTTCTGACGTGGTGCCAGAAGCAGACGGAGGGATACCGAAACGTCAACGTCACTGACCTGACCAGCTCCTGGAAAAGTGGCCTTGCCCTGTGTGCCATCATCCATCGCTTCAGGCCTGACCTCAT TGACTTCGAGGCGCTGAACGAAGAGGACGCGGTGAGGAACAACCAGCTGGCCTTCGACGTGGCCGAGCGGGAGTTCGGCATCCCCCCGGTGACCAcgggccaggagctgggctcgGCCGGGGAGCCCGACAAGCTCAGCATGGTGCTCTACCTGTCCAAGTTCTACGAGCTGTTCCGCGGCACGCCGCTGCGCGCAGTCG ATGCTGCTGAGAAGCAAAATGGAGAAAATAATGACCCTGATTCACTAAAATCATCAAATTTCATCTTTAATAATTATATCAATTTAACTTTACCAAGAAAACGAGTACCAAAG GCTGAAGGGAAAACAGAAGAGAATGAGACGAACAAGAGGCGTCGGAAAGGCCTCTTTGGTGTCTTTGAGCAG ACTTCAGGCTTTCCAAGCCAGGGGACAAACAGTGGGAAAGAACAGAGTGAATGCAGAGAAGGAGTGAACCAGAACAAAGTCAAATCTATGGCAACTCAGCTGCTGGCAAAGTTTGAAGAGAATGCTTCAAATACAGTTCTGAGGAGACAG GGTTCTCTGCGAAAAGAATTCCCCAAGTCCATCGGGGGCAGTGACATCTGCTATTTCTGCAAGAAACGGGTCTATGTCATGGAGAGGCTGAGTGCAGAGGGCCACTTCTTTCACAGGGAGTGCTTCAAGTGTGAAATCTGTTCTACAACACTCCGCTTAGGAATTTATGCCTTTGATGTTGAAGAAG GTAAATTTTACTGTAAACCTCATTTTACACACTGCAAAATCAGTACGAAACACAGAAAGAGAAGGGCAACAATACAGATCCACGGAAAG GAGGCGATAGACGCGTGGAAGAAAGTGGAAGCCAAACCCACAGAGATCACCACAGAAAGCAGTTTGTCCACTGCTAGCAGTCCAGAGGACAGGTCCCCAGGTATCCTGACTTCCTTCTTAGGGGGCACGCTAAGCTGGCCCCTGCGGGTGACCAGGGATCTGCTTGACATTCCCAGCCGCCTGTCTAACTGGATGCATGGTGTCCTGCACGCTACCCACCTCCATTTCAGGGACAATGCATATAACTATACCTACCTGTACGAACTCCTGAGCCTTGGGGTGCCACTCCTCTGCGCTCTCCTAGAGGTACTCACTCACATGTACCGGGAAGCAGAGCTATCACTTGAAAACATACTTGAATGGGTGAAAAGATTCTGTAGGGTTTGA